One window from the genome of Flavobacterium agricola encodes:
- the era gene encoding GTPase Era, whose product MSHKAGYVNIIGNPNVGKSTLMNAFVGERLSIITSKAQTTRHRILGIVNGDDFQILFSDTPGIIKPAYELQNSMMDFVKSAFEDADILIYMVEIGEKDLKDEAFFNKIIHAKIPVLLLLNKIDKSNQEQLEEQVALWHEKVPNAEIYPISALNSFNIDVVFNRIVELLPVSPPYFPKDALTDKPERFFVNETIREKILLHYEKEIPYAVEVETEEFLEEEDIIRIKCLIMVERNSQKGIIIGHKGEAIKRVGTEARIDLEKFFDKKVHIELFVKVNKDWRSNDYQLRRFGYNNK is encoded by the coding sequence ATGTCGCACAAAGCTGGATACGTAAATATTATTGGAAATCCGAACGTAGGTAAATCAACCTTAATGAATGCTTTTGTTGGAGAAAGATTATCTATTATTACCTCTAAAGCACAAACAACCCGTCACAGAATTTTGGGTATTGTTAATGGAGATGATTTTCAAATTTTATTTTCAGATACGCCTGGAATTATTAAACCTGCGTACGAGCTGCAAAATTCGATGATGGATTTTGTAAAATCTGCTTTTGAAGATGCGGATATTTTAATTTACATGGTTGAAATAGGTGAGAAGGATTTAAAGGATGAAGCTTTTTTTAATAAAATAATTCATGCAAAAATCCCTGTATTGCTATTATTAAACAAAATTGATAAATCAAACCAAGAACAGTTAGAAGAGCAAGTTGCTTTATGGCATGAAAAAGTGCCTAATGCAGAAATTTATCCAATATCTGCATTAAACAGTTTTAATATTGATGTTGTTTTTAATAGAATTGTAGAATTGCTTCCTGTTTCACCGCCTTATTTCCCTAAAGATGCGTTAACAGACAAGCCCGAACGCTTTTTTGTGAACGAAACCATTCGTGAAAAAATATTATTACATTACGAAAAGGAAATTCCGTATGCAGTTGAAGTTGAAACAGAAGAGTTTTTAGAAGAAGAAGATATCATCCGTATTAAATGCTTAATTATGGTAGAACGTAATTCTCAAAAAGGAATTATTATAGGCCATAAAGGAGAAGCAATTAAAAGGGTAGGAACCGAAGCTCGTATTGATTTAGAAAAGTTTTTTGACAAAAAAGTACATATTGAGCTTTTTGTAAAAGTAAATA
- a CDS encoding KTSC domain-containing protein has protein sequence MSTKKINGYRTLLNVTKNVTLKELKTIYRNSMKQYHPDLFPSDAEKAEADEKSQAIIEAYHFLVSIANETVEKNKEEFEAIIAANNIAEFYMEEGILFVTLVNGSKFEYYGVPKVTYVKMINADSPARFAKRHIYGKFVYRSAVKMTGLE, from the coding sequence ATGAGTACAAAAAAAATTAATGGCTATCGCACGCTTTTAAATGTTACCAAAAACGTAACGCTTAAAGAACTTAAAACTATTTACAGAAATAGTATGAAGCAATATCACCCTGATTTATTTCCGTCGGATGCAGAAAAAGCAGAAGCTGATGAGAAAAGCCAGGCAATTATTGAAGCGTACCATTTTTTAGTGAGCATTGCCAATGAAACCGTAGAAAAAAACAAAGAAGAATTTGAGGCCATAATTGCAGCTAACAACATTGCTGAATTTTATATGGAAGAAGGTATTTTGTTTGTTACCTTAGTTAACGGTAGTAAATTTGAATATTACGGTGTACCAAAAGTTACCTACGTAAAAATGATTAACGCAGATTCGCCAGCGCGTTTTGCAAAACGACACATATACGGTAAATTTGTTTACCGTAGTGCTGTTAAAATGACTGGTTTAGAATAA
- a CDS encoding linear amide C-N hydrolase gives MAQNVTFKNFDEFKQPLQKFNAPFACTSLIVKDLNNNVYHGRGMELTFGEALTSLTYYPKGYSFQHLAPNKTPGLQYTAKYAILALTTPVSVFDVKDALEGFNDAGLAFSLNMMPSPPLNEIKPEEYKNAVPYASFGEWVLANFATVDEVKAGLTQGVVFWSEALEMLGGLETPFHFAVYDKAGGSIVVEVKNGALVVYDNPTGVMTNGPEFPWHMENLNNYSHITNIDTTIGKVGDLNLRQPDSGIATSVLPSSATSVGRFIKAFYFSTYANRVADPDLQLVELGHVMNNFDRPKNITKDLSGEGEQATPAKYMTEFTLWTVLTDLTRGQMYVRLYDSLNYQKFTFADYKDKTEMVSFLIK, from the coding sequence ATGGCACAAAATGTAACCTTTAAAAATTTTGATGAGTTTAAACAACCTCTTCAAAAATTTAATGCTCCTTTTGCATGTACATCATTAATCGTTAAAGACCTAAACAACAACGTTTATCACGGTCGCGGAATGGAACTAACTTTTGGCGAAGCCTTAACCAGCTTAACTTATTACCCAAAAGGTTATTCGTTTCAGCATTTAGCACCAAATAAAACACCAGGGCTTCAGTACACAGCTAAATATGCTATTTTAGCATTAACCACACCGGTAAGTGTTTTTGATGTGAAAGATGCTTTAGAAGGTTTTAACGATGCAGGATTAGCATTTAGTTTAAACATGATGCCATCTCCGCCATTAAACGAAATTAAACCGGAAGAATACAAAAACGCAGTTCCTTATGCATCATTTGGCGAATGGGTTCTAGCTAACTTTGCAACCGTTGATGAAGTAAAAGCAGGATTAACACAAGGCGTAGTTTTTTGGTCTGAAGCTTTAGAAATGTTAGGTGGTTTAGAAACACCTTTTCATTTTGCAGTTTACGATAAAGCGGGCGGATCTATTGTGGTAGAAGTTAAAAATGGTGCTTTAGTGGTTTATGACAACCCAACGGGCGTTATGACAAACGGACCAGAATTTCCGTGGCATATGGAAAACTTAAATAATTATTCGCACATTACAAACATTGATACAACAATTGGTAAAGTTGGCGACTTAAATTTAAGACAACCAGATAGCGGAATTGCAACAAGCGTTTTACCATCATCAGCAACTTCGGTTGGACGTTTTATTAAAGCTTTCTATTTTTCTACCTATGCAAATCGTGTAGCTGATCCGGATTTACAATTAGTAGAACTTGGTCACGTAATGAATAACTTTGACCGCCCTAAAAATATTACTAAAGATTTAAGCGGTGAAGGAGAACAAGCAACTCCGGCAAAATACATGACCGAATTTACGCTTTGGACGGTATTAACTGATTTAACTCGCGGACAAATGTACGTGCGTTTGTACGAT